From one Lycium barbarum isolate Lr01 chromosome 6, ASM1917538v2, whole genome shotgun sequence genomic stretch:
- the LOC132599928 gene encoding uncharacterized protein LOC132599928 isoform X2, with protein sequence MIAQDETEEQVVVVLYEDDIGKYEKKFTPFSTYLISTAKVRAPLPYGIPVNRFEWVLDRFTVVEQVKGDNVEDPPLPAPTRLNTVSLTNLDQKPQHVEFDILAVVVSCGAIKIAGVHGNKCRQIIFMDTNMHHFMFTFWEDFAEIDGSDLDAQIEEHPVILAKRIARSSYAGRKRMKKC encoded by the exons atgattgcGCAAGATGAGACG GAAGAAcaagttgttgttgttttgtatgAAGATGACATAGGAAAATATGAAAAGAAGTTCACTCCCTTCAGCACATATTTGATATCAACAGCAAAAGTTAGAGCACCTCTACCCTATGGAATTCCTGTTAATAGGTTTGAATGGGTTCTAGATAGATTTACTGTTGTTGAACAAGTAAAAGGAGACAATGTAGAGGATCCACCATTGCCTGCTCCAACAAGATTAAACACAGTATCTTTAACGAATCTGGACCAAAAGCCACAGCATGTGGAGTTTG ACATACTTGCTGTTGTTGTGAGTTGTGGTGCAATAAAGATTGCTGGCGTCCATGGAAACAAATGTCGACAAATCATATTCATGGATACAAA TATGCACCATTTTATGTTTACCTTCTGGGAGGACTTTGCTGAGATTGATGGAAGCGACCTAGATGCACAAATTGAAGAACATCCGGTAATCCTAGCAAAACGAATTGCACGGTCTTCATATGCTG GGCgaaaaagaatgaagaaatgtTGA
- the LOC132599928 gene encoding replication protein A 70 kDa DNA-binding subunit B-like isoform X1, with amino-acid sequence MIAQDETEEQVVVVLYEDDIGKYEKKFTPFSTYLISTAKVRAPLPYGIPVNRFEWVLDRFTVVEQVKGDNVEDPPLPAPTRLNTVSLTNLDQKPQHVEFDILAVVVSCGAIKIAGVHGNKCRQIIFMDTNMHHFMFTFWEDFAEIDGSDLDAQIEEHPVILAKRIARSSYAGTSFTTRYNSVILINPLYP; translated from the exons atgattgcGCAAGATGAGACG GAAGAAcaagttgttgttgttttgtatgAAGATGACATAGGAAAATATGAAAAGAAGTTCACTCCCTTCAGCACATATTTGATATCAACAGCAAAAGTTAGAGCACCTCTACCCTATGGAATTCCTGTTAATAGGTTTGAATGGGTTCTAGATAGATTTACTGTTGTTGAACAAGTAAAAGGAGACAATGTAGAGGATCCACCATTGCCTGCTCCAACAAGATTAAACACAGTATCTTTAACGAATCTGGACCAAAAGCCACAGCATGTGGAGTTTG ACATACTTGCTGTTGTTGTGAGTTGTGGTGCAATAAAGATTGCTGGCGTCCATGGAAACAAATGTCGACAAATCATATTCATGGATACAAA TATGCACCATTTTATGTTTACCTTCTGGGAGGACTTTGCTGAGATTGATGGAAGCGACCTAGATGCACAAATTGAAGAACATCCGGTAATCCTAGCAAAACGAATTGCACGGTCTTCATATGCTG GGACATCCTTTACAACAAGATACAATTCTGTAATATTGATAAATCCATTATATCCATAA
- the LOC132599928 gene encoding uncharacterized protein LOC132599928 isoform X3, with the protein MIAQDETEEQVVVVLYEDDIGKYEKKFTPFSTYLISTAKVRAPLPYGIPVNRFEWVLDRFTVVEQVKGDNVEDPPLPAPTRLNTVSLTNLDQKPQHVEFDILAVVVSCGAIKIAGVHGNKCRQIIFMDTNMHHFMFTFWEDFAEIDGSDLDAQIEEHPGHPLQQDTIL; encoded by the exons atgattgcGCAAGATGAGACG GAAGAAcaagttgttgttgttttgtatgAAGATGACATAGGAAAATATGAAAAGAAGTTCACTCCCTTCAGCACATATTTGATATCAACAGCAAAAGTTAGAGCACCTCTACCCTATGGAATTCCTGTTAATAGGTTTGAATGGGTTCTAGATAGATTTACTGTTGTTGAACAAGTAAAAGGAGACAATGTAGAGGATCCACCATTGCCTGCTCCAACAAGATTAAACACAGTATCTTTAACGAATCTGGACCAAAAGCCACAGCATGTGGAGTTTG ACATACTTGCTGTTGTTGTGAGTTGTGGTGCAATAAAGATTGCTGGCGTCCATGGAAACAAATGTCGACAAATCATATTCATGGATACAAA TATGCACCATTTTATGTTTACCTTCTGGGAGGACTTTGCTGAGATTGATGGAAGCGACCTAGATGCACAAATTGAAGAACATCCG GGACATCCTTTACAACAAGATACAATTCTGTAA